The Paenibacillus mucilaginosus 3016 genome includes the window ACGTACAGCCGGCGCGGTGTTCGCCGGGATTGCTGCGCTGGGCTGGATGGCCGAGCGGGCCCTTGGAACGTCGAACAAGGCTGCCGCACTGGCCGATGCGGCCGGCGGGCACGCCCTGTGGCTGGTCGCTGCGCTGGCGTGCATAGCGGTCATGGGCTTCACGGGGTCCTGGTTCAGGAAGAACGGGGAGCTGAAGCGGGGAGCGGTGCCTTCCTTGAAGTAGAATGCACTTGGAGAGAGTCTGGGCCCTTGGGGGTCCAGGCTTTTTTGGCGTGCAGGGAGAAAGGAGGATAGGGGTGTGAGGCTGGTGTGTGAGGTATGTCACAAATCGACCTTAGTCGGTGTGATTCGAATCACTATGGAGCGCGGCAGCCTTCTCTATAATGGGGGTATATTCCAATCCGTTCCCAAGTGAGGAGAATGCATATGTTAAGCCAGCCAACCATTGACATCATCAAGTCCACCGTCCCTGTCCTGGAGGTGCACGGTACGGCCATCACCCGGCGCTTCTACGAGCGGATGTTCAGCCGGCATCCGGAGCTGCTTCATATCTTCAACCATGCGAACCAAAAGCAGGGCCGCCAGCAGACGGCACTGGCAAACGCGGTGTATGCCGCGGCCCAGAACATCGACAAGCTGGAGACGATCCTGCCGGTCGTGAAGGGCATTGCCCACAAGCACCGCTCCCTCGGCGTCCGGCCCGAGCATTATGGGATCGTCGGCGAGAACCTGCTTGCAGCGATCGCGGAAGTGCTCGGCGACGCGGCAACGGAGGAGATCCTGGAGGCCTGGAAGGAAGCGTACGGCGTGATCGCGGACGTCTTCATCGGTGTGGAGGCGAACATGTACGCGGCCGCGGAGGCCAGTGAGGGCGGCTGGGCCGGCTTCCGGGCGTTCCGGGTGCAGCGGAAGGTGCGGGAGAGCGAAGTCATCTCCTCCTTCTATCTGGTGCCGGAAGACGGAAGGAAGCTGGCGGAGTTCGAGCCGGGCCAATATGTCAGCGTACGTCTGGATATCCCGGGCGAGGCGCACACCCATATCCGGCAGTACAGTCTCTCGGATGCGCCCGGCCGTCCCTATTACCGGATCTCCGTGAAGCGGGAAGACGCAGCGGGAGACCGCCCGGCCGGCAAGGTATCCCTCTACCTGCACGAGCAGGTCACGGAGGGCAGTGTGCTGTGGCTGTCGGCCCCGGCAGGGGATTTTGAGCTGAACCGGCATTCGGACGAACCGGTCGTGCTCATCAGCGGCGGGGTCGGCCTGACCCCGATGGTCAGCATGCTGCACACCCTGGCGGAGAAGCAGCCTCACCGGCAGGTCACGTTCATTCATGCGGCGCAGAACGGGGATGTTCATGCCCTGCGGGAAGAAGTGGAAGGGCTGGCGGCAGGGCATGAGCAGATCTCCGTGCACTGGTGCTACGAGAAGCCCACGGAGCGGGACCGGGCCGGGAACCGGTTCCATCAGGAAGGCTATATCGACCTGGCGTGGCTGCGCAGTGTGGTGCCCGGCGCCGGTGCGGATTTCTACTTCTGCGGCCCGGTGCCCTTCATGAGCGCGGTGAACGGTATACTCGAAGCATGGGGTGTGCCCGCTTCGCGGATTCACTACGAATTCTTCGGCCCGGCGGGCTCCTTGAAGGGAGCGGCGGCGCCGGTGCATCCGTAAAGCGGTGACTTTGCGGCTGGCTGTGCGGGGATGAGATTGCCCGTCTTGCCGGGCGGGCAGCCCAGGGAAGGGACCGAAGGGGCTCAGGCATGAAGCTGCGGAAGCATCGGCTGTGAGCAGAGGCTAATCCTTCGGCCCGCCTGCCGCCTCCGCGGCCTGGGCCCTAAGCAGCCGGTTGACCGTCTCGCGGCGCAGGCCGATGAACTGGCCGATCTCGTCCTGCGTGAGCACATCGGTCAGCTTGCCGGGGCCCAGGTACCGTTCGAACCAGGTCTGCAGCTTCTGCAGCTTGGCCGCCGGGGCCGTCTCCGTCAGCTGGTCGATCCGCTGCTGCATCATCCGCAGCTTGTCCTGCAGCAGCTTCGCCGTGGACCGGTATTTGGCCGGGTCGCTCTCGAGCCCGCCGTACCAGTCCGCAGCGGGCAGCACTTCGATCTCGCAGGTGACCAGCGCAACGGCCGTCCCGTAGTAGGGGTTCGGCGAGATCAGGGAGTGATGCGGGATGATCTCCCCCGGGACTATGATGTTCACGAGGAGCGCATGCCCGTCCTCATGAACGCGGATGATCTTCAAGAGGCCGCTCTTCAGATGATAGAGCGGCCCTTGTTCCCCCTGCCGGAATAATGTTTCGCCTTTGTGCAGTATCATGCCGCATGCCCCCTGTGAATCAGCGGAAGCCTTCCATGGCTTTCGCTTTTTTGTGTCCATTATACATCCGGAGCGCGTACGAGGACAGAGGCCCCCGCCGGTACAGCCCCTTCCGGGAATGGAGGGGCTGTACCGGCGAGGTGACGGAAGAAGCCGGGTCTATGCTTGAATCAGCGCATCGCGTTCGATAGCGCCCGGCATTTTCTCCAGCCACTCCTTGCGGATCATGAGCTCGGCCCCGTCATCCGCATACGTGCCGACCTCGGCGGCGAGCCGGATATACACCGTCGCGAGGTCTCTTCGCATGCTGCCGGCGACGGCCGCCCCGTAATTGCTGAGTCCGAGAGCGGAGAGCGATAGGGTGTGGTGGAGCATCAGCTTATCGGAGAACGGGGACTCCACCGAGTCGGTCACCTCGGCTTCCCAGGTCTCGGGGGCCGGCAGATGGTCGTCACGCAGCAGGGAACTGAACACTTCAATATGCTTCGTGGCGATCCGCATTCCCCGCACAATGTGGGGGATGACATCCTTGGACCGCACACATTGGGCGAAGGCCTGCATCAGGGTCTGCCCGATCCGGTTCGTCAGGATATTGAGGTGCAGATGGGTGATCTCGGCGGCATTAAGCGTTCTCCGGTCGCCGAGCAGCCCGTTCAGCCATCCTTCCTTTTGGACAAACTCGGCCGTACGCGGATAGGTGATATGGGGAACGCGCGGCAGCAGTCCTTTTTCCAGCAGGAGGGTGGTGGCCTTATTGTAGAGCTCCGCGGCCGTCTTCAGATTATGGTTGAAGAAAGCGCGGATATCCTCCCGGGTGGAGCTTGCCAGGGCCAGCCCGTAAGCCGTCATGCCGCCAGTGCCCATCTGCCGCAGATACAGCAGTGTGAAGGTATCAGAGAACAGTCTCGGCGCATCCGGATTCACATCTTCGCCGGTGAAGGCACGGGGGATCGGGAAGTCCTCATTGCGAAAAAGCTTGTCCTTGAACGCCATATGCTCATTGGTCAGCGAGAGGGCATATTCGAGAATCGGGCGGACTTCCTCGTCTTCCACCTTCCTCAGAAAATAATGGAGCACGCAGTTCGCCATGCTGTCTCCGAGGTACCCTGTCCACAAGGGGGCGATTTCGCCCGAAGTCAGCTTGATCGGATGCTTCTGCATGGATAATCCCCTTTCCTTGCCTTGGTAATGAAAGTATTCCATGACAAGCACCTGGCTATCCGTCGGAAGATGCGGTCGGGACAGGGCCGGCGGGGTTGTGATAGGAAGAGCACCGGCAGTGAATTTGGGAGGGGAAGTACGGCAGGGAGCTTCGAATTTCATCAGGTATAACGTCCAAAGGTAAGGCGGAACCCCCCTGTGGAGCATGGAAGGGAGGGCACAAGAAAGACACGTGAGGGATGCCACATTCCGAACACAACCCGAGTGATCTGGTTCACATCCGGCCCCCTGCCTTCCGTGATAGGATGAATCCATGCAGAAGAGAATCAAGCAGCACACAAATCATGGAGGTGCTCCAAGATGGCAATGAAAGAAGCGGAAGTAAGTCAAGGCAGGGCGGCAGGATGGAGAGAGTTCCGGGGCGGGGCATGGCAGCAGGAGATTAACGTGAAGGACTTCATCGACCTCAACCTGACACCGTACCATGGGGACCACAGCTTTCTTGCGGGTCCGACGGATGCGACGAATGCACTGTGGGCGAAGGTCCGCGAGCTGATGGTGCAGGAGCGGGCGAACGGCGGTGTGCTCGATGTGGATGTGAACACCGTGTCCACCATCACCTCTCACGCACCCGGGTATATCGATCAGGCGAAGGAGCAGATCGTCGGGCTCCAGACCGATGCGCCGCTGAAGCGCTCCGTGCAGCCGTTCGGCGGGATCCGGATGGTTCAGGACGCATGTGAAGCCTACGGCTACAAGCTGCCGGAAGAGATCGTGCGCCTGTTCACGGACATCCGCAAGACGCACAACCAGGGTGTGTTCGATGCATATACGACGGCGATGAAGACGGCCCGGAAGGCGGGCATCATCACGGGGCTGCCGGATGCTTACGGCCGCGGCCGGATCATCGGCGACTACCGGCGGGTGGCGCTGTACGGCGTAGACCGGCTGATCGAGGACAAAAAGAACGAGCTGCAGCGGCTCGAGGCCGGCGCAATGATCGAAGAAGTCATCCGCGACCGCGAGGAGCTCTCCGAGCAGATTCTGTCCCTGCGGCAGCTCAAGGCGATGGCGGCCTCTTACGGCTATGACATCTCCGCGCCGGCGTCGAGCGCGAAGGAAGCGGTCCAGTGGCTGTACTTCGCTTATCTGGCGGCGATCAAGGAGCAGAACGGAGCGGCGATGAGCCTCGGCCGGGTGTCCTCTTTCCTGGACATCTACATCGAACGGGACCTGCGCAGCGGCGAGCTGACGGAAGAGGCGGCGCAGGAGCTCATGGACCATTTTGTCATGAAGCTGCGTCTGGTCAAATTCCTTCGTACGCCGGATTATAACGAGCTGTTCAGCGGCGACCCTACATGGGTGACCGAATCCGTGGGCGGCATGGGCGAAAATGGGCAGACCAAGGTGACGCGCAGCTCCTTCCGGATTCTGCACACCCTGTACAATCTCGGCCCGGCTCCGGAGCCGAACCTGACGGTGCTCTGGTCCACCGAGCTGCCTCAAGGCTTCAAGTCCTACTGCGCGAAGGTGTCGATCGAGACGAGCTCCATCCAGTATGAGAACGACGACCTGATGCGTCCGCATTTCGGCGACGATTACGGCATCGCCTGCTGCGTATCCGCCATGCGGATCGGCAAGCAGATGCAGTTCTTCGGAGCCCGGGCGAACCTGGCGAAGGCGCTGCTCTACGCGATCAACGGCGGCGTGGACGAGAAGCTTGGCATTCAGGTGGCTCCGGCTGCCGCGCCGGTCACTTCCGAGGTGCTGGGCTATGAAGAAGTGCGCGCACGCTTCGATGCGACCATGGATTGGCTGGCTGAGCTCTACATGAACACGCTGAATGTAATCCACTACATGCATGACAAATACAGCTACGAGCGCCTGGAGATGGCCCTGCATGACCGCGAAATTCTGCGGACGATGGCCTGCGGCATCGCCGGACTCTCCGTTGTGGCCGACAGCCTGAGCGCCATCAAGCATGCCAAGGTCAAGCCGATCCGCAACGAATGGGGCACAGCCGTCGATTTCGAGATCGAAGGCGAGTACCCGCAGTACGGCAACAACGACGAGCGCGTGGACGCCATTGCCGTCGAGCTGGCGGAGACGTTCATGAACAAGCTGCGCAAGCACCGGACATACCGGAATGCGCTGCCGACGATGTCCGTGCTGACGATCACCTCGAATGTGGTGTACGGCAAGAAGACCGGCACGACGCCGGACGGCCGCAAGGCCGGCGAACCGTTCGCACCGGGGGCGAACCCGATGCACGGCCGCGACCGCAAAGGAGCTCTGGCTTCCCTGGCGTCCGTAGCCAAGATTCCGTATGACAGCTGCCTGGACGGCATCTCGAATACTTTCTCCATCATCCCTAAGGGGCTGGGCAAGGAAGAGGAGGCGCGGGTGAGCAACATGGTGTCCCTGCTGGACGGCTATGCCGCCACGCGCGGTCATCACCTGAACGTCAACGTCTTCGACCGGGAGCAGCTGCTCGATGCCATGGAGCATCCGGAGAATTACCCGCAGCTGACGATCCGCGTCTCGGGCTATGCGGTCAACTTCATCAAGCTGACGCGCGAGCAGCAGCTCGATGTCATCAACCGGACGTTCCACGGCAGGGTGTAAGCCCGGAGCCTTCAGTGGAACAGGCCGGAATATTCAAGCCACTCATTTGAGGAAAAAAGGAGCGCATCCCGCATGAAAGGTAGAATTCACTCCATCGACACCTTCGGAACGGTTGACGGTCCGGGCATCCGCTTCGTGCTCTTCATGCAGGGATGCGCACTGCAGTGCGGCTTCTGCCACAACCCGGACACGTGGGACCCGAACCGCGGCCGCAGCGTCACGGTTGACGAAGTGCTGGCCGAGATCGAACCGTATCTCGAGTATTACCGCCGCTCGGGCGGAGGCATTACCGTGACCGGAGGCGAGCCGACCCTGCAGGCTCCCTTCGTTGCGGAGCTGTTCAAGGAATGCAAGCGCCGCTGGGGGCTGCATACCACGCTCGATTCGTCCGGCTACTGCCAGCCGGACCATGTGGAAGAGCTGATGAGCGTCACCGACCTTGTCCTGCTCGACCTCAAGCAGATGGATGACGCGAAGCACCGGGCGCTGACGTCGCAGAGCAACGAGCGGATTCTCCGCTTCGCCGCCTGGCTGTCGGAGCGGGAGCAGCCGGTCTGGATCCGGCACGTGCTCGTGCCCGGCATCACGGACGACTATGCGGATCTGACCGCACTCGGACGCTTCATCGGCGGGCTCAGCCGCGTCGAGAAGGTGGAGATCCTCCCTTATCACCGGATGGGCGTGTACAAGTGGCAGCAGCTCGGCCGCGACTATCCGCTCGAAGGGGTGCCGACCCCGGACGACCGGGAGGTGCAGCGGGCATACCGGCTGCTGGAAGAAGGCCGGGCGCAGAGAGCCCGGGAGAGCGGCCAGGCGGTTTCGCTGTAGCGCAGGCATGAGAGGAGTTGAGGAGGCGCGTACCCCAGGCGGTACGGCCTTCTTTTTTGCTGTGCGTAAAAGGACGGGAGTAAGTATAGGGCTCGCTGGCAGTGTGCAGATGTGCAGCCGCTTACCGGCCGCTGGGTCAGTCGGCACGTGCGAAGGATGATCGGAGGAGGAAGGGGTGAGCCGGGGGGAAAGCGTGCCACGCCTTTGCTGACCTGTCTGCAGCCTGATTGAGTCCCAGCTCTTACGCCTTGTGCCGCGTCTCCCTGTTACCTGCTGCCACATCTGAAGAAAATGGCTCCGGCCGGCCTTTCTTGCCGGATCTCTGCCGCGGCAGAAGAACGGCTGAATAAAGGCAGACAGGCGGGGCCGAATTTTGCCGGCAGGTGATCAGCCGCGACAGAGGAACGGCTGGATAAAGGCAGACAGGCGCAGCGGACTTGTTGCCGGCAGGTGATCCGCCGCGGCAGAGGAACGGCTGGATAAAGGCAGACGGGCGTAGCGGATTTTTTGCCGGCAGGTGATCTGCCGCAGCAGAAGAACGGCTGGGTAAAGGGAGACAGGCGGGGGCGATTTTTGCCGGCTGGTGATCCGCCGGGGCAGGGGAACGGCTGGAATAAAGGCAGACGGGCGTAGCGGATTTTTTGCCAGCAAGTGAAGCCGCAGCAGAAGAACGGCTGGATAAAGGCAGACAGGCGCAGCGGATTTTTTGCCGGCAGGTGATCTGCCGCAGCAGAAGAACGGCTGGATAAAGGCAGACAGACGCAGCCGAATTTTTGCCGGCAAGTGATCAGCCGTGGCAGAAGAACGGCTGGGTAAAGGCAGACAGGCGCAGCGGATTTTTTGCCGGCAGGTGATCAGCCGCAGCAGAAGAACGGCTGGATAAAGGCAGACGGGCGCAACCGAATTTTGCCGGCAGGTGTTCAGTCGCAACAGAAGAACGGCTGGATAAAGGCAGACAGGCGCAGCGGATTTTTTGCCGCAAGTGATCTGCCGCACAGCTTCCGATGGCTTCCAGCCTGTAAAATGGAACCATAAGTTGGTGGTTCCGATGCAATTGTGCAGCGCATTCCATTGCACGTTCTTTTTACACCTTCTGCTGCATCTTCTATTGCACTTCGACTTCAAGGAATCCTTCCAACCTTACTACGTGAAAATAATCACAAAGACAAAGAGAAATCAGGAGGAGAAACCCATGGTTCGCCTGTCGCTTGCTGCTCTGCTGCTCCGTTTTTTGTTCGGGGGTGGCGCCGTCGTTCTGGCCTCCGTGCTCTCCAAGAAGCTTGGAGGCAGCGTCGGAGGGATTTTCGCGGCTTTTCCCGCCGTGTACCTGGCTGCCCTGGTGGCGATCCGTCTGGATCACACGGGCAATGAGCTCGTAGCCCGCTCGATCTCCCTGTCCCAGGGGGCGCTGATCGGGATGGGCATCAACATTCTGTGCGCTGCCGCCGTTGGATACCTGTGCGCCAAACGGGGATGGAAGAGGGGACTGTCGCTGTCGATCGGCGGCTGGTTCGCCGTCTCGCTCGGCGTGTCGTATCTGCTCTTCAGTATCTAAAAGAAAGGTTGGCCTGATGACCATGCATACGAATTGGAAGGATCTGCTGCTTCGTTTTTTGCTCGGCGGGAGTGCGGTGGTCTTGAGTTACGCGGCTTCGGTCCTGCTGCCGTGGAAGGCGCTCGGGGGGATCTTCGCCACCTTCCCTGCGGTAATGATCGTCGCGGTGCTCATGGTGGGCTGGGCGCAGGGGTCGGCACGGGCGTCCGAGATTGCCCGGGGCTCCGTGTACGGGATGGCGGGATGCGCCGTCTGCGTCGTTGCCGTGCTGTATTTTATGAAAACGACGGGGCTTTGGTGGCTCAGTCTCGGGCTCGGCCTTGTGTGCTGGTACCTGAGCGCTTTTCTCATCTACAAGGTCCGCCGCTCGATCAAAAGCTCATAAAGGACCGCCGCTCCTCGGCGTACCGGTCATTGATATAAACTGGGCGGCTAAGTCCGTATACCAATTAGGAGGGATTTAACATGACAGCATACTTGGGACCCGCATGGAGACGTTTGACGGAAGAGCACCGGAGCCTGGGCGACATGGTGTATACGCTGGAAGCGAAGGTTCGGGCGGCAGGGATGGACAGGGGAGGCCGGCGCTCCTTTCCCGAGTGGGTGCTGGACGATCTGCACCGGAGTGCTGCGGCCCTGCGCGCCGAGCTGGACCTTCACTCCCTGTGGGAAACGAAGGACCTGTTCCCCTGGCTGATGGAGCTGTTCCCCACACCGGAGGGGCATATCATCGTCACCTCCCTTTGGATGCTGGAGAAAGAGCACGAGCTGGCCGATGAGTTTTTCGACTCCTTTTTCCGGGAGGTGGGGGACCTGAAGGCCGGACGAAGGGGAGCTGCGCTGACCCGCGTGCTGGAGGACCTGATGCAGGCGGTCCGGCTGGTCCGCGAGCACCTCGAGGCCGAGGAGGATCTGCTGCTTCCGCTGATGCAGGAGAGCCTGCAGCTTGCCGGTGAGCAGGGATAATGGAGGCGGCAGTACGGAGCCCGCATGATGCTGGGCAGGGGAGGAGTGGCAGGTGGAGAGGAACAGTGTGTTCTTGATGTGCTGCTCGTAATGGCGCCATTGAAATAGCGGAACTACGATTCGCTAATGTTAACCTGCCCTGGGCAGATAGGTGATAGCGGAACTACGATTCGCTATTTGCCTCTTTTAACAGGCGAATGTGGAGATAGCGGAACTCAGATTCGCTATTGCTGTGTTCGAGGGCATGGGATGGCGGTTTGGAGACAAATAAGGCATCTGAGTTCCTCTATTCCTCGGGAAATGATGGGAAATACTCGAATAAGACATCTGAGTTCCGTTATCGCGGGCGCCACGGCAGCCGGTCGGGGCTGAGCCCGCAGGCCGTGCCGCTCGGCCACTCCGCCGTGGCCGAGCTCATCGACGTGGCACCGCTGATGAGCCGCCGCGGGTCTGGGCGGCCGCCACCGCTGCCGCTCACCGCCGTGTGCGTTCCGCCGTAGGCTGAGCCAGTCGCCGTGGTACCGTTGCTGGCCCGCTGTCGTTGCCAATCCGCCAACGTGTGCGATCCACTGCGATGGGGACCGCCGCGGTCCGAGTGGCTGCCGTGTCAGCTCGGCCACGGTGGCTCCCGCCATGGCTGAGCCAGTCACCGTGCACCGTTGCTGGCCCGCTGTCGTTGCCAATCCGCCAATGTGTGCGATCCACTGCGATGCGGACCGCCGCGGGTCCGAGTGGCTGCCGTGCCGCTCGGCCACGGTGGCTCTTGCCATGGCTGAGCCAGTCACCGTGCACCGTTGCTGGCCCGCTGTCGTTGCCAATCCGCCAACGTGTGCGATGCACTGCGATGCGGGACGGCCGCGGGTCCGAGTGGCTGCCGTGTCAGCTCTTCCACTGTGGCTCTTGCCATGGCTGAGCCAGTCACCGTGCACGGTTGCCGATCCGCTGCCGTGCGGCCCG containing:
- the pflA gene encoding pyruvate formate-lyase-activating protein, yielding MKGRIHSIDTFGTVDGPGIRFVLFMQGCALQCGFCHNPDTWDPNRGRSVTVDEVLAEIEPYLEYYRRSGGGITVTGGEPTLQAPFVAELFKECKRRWGLHTTLDSSGYCQPDHVEELMSVTDLVLLDLKQMDDAKHRALTSQSNERILRFAAWLSEREQPVWIRHVLVPGITDDYADLTALGRFIGGLSRVEKVEILPYHRMGVYKWQQLGRDYPLEGVPTPDDREVQRAYRLLEEGRAQRARESGQAVSL
- a CDS encoding hemerythrin domain-containing protein; protein product: MTAYLGPAWRRLTEEHRSLGDMVYTLEAKVRAAGMDRGGRRSFPEWVLDDLHRSAAALRAELDLHSLWETKDLFPWLMELFPTPEGHIIVTSLWMLEKEHELADEFFDSFFREVGDLKAGRRGAALTRVLEDLMQAVRLVREHLEAEEDLLLPLMQESLQLAGEQG
- the hmpA gene encoding NO-inducible flavohemoprotein; the protein is MLSQPTIDIIKSTVPVLEVHGTAITRRFYERMFSRHPELLHIFNHANQKQGRQQTALANAVYAAAQNIDKLETILPVVKGIAHKHRSLGVRPEHYGIVGENLLAAIAEVLGDAATEEILEAWKEAYGVIADVFIGVEANMYAAAEASEGGWAGFRAFRVQRKVRESEVISSFYLVPEDGRKLAEFEPGQYVSVRLDIPGEAHTHIRQYSLSDAPGRPYYRISVKREDAAGDRPAGKVSLYLHEQVTEGSVLWLSAPAGDFELNRHSDEPVVLISGGVGLTPMVSMLHTLAEKQPHRQVTFIHAAQNGDVHALREEVEGLAAGHEQISVHWCYEKPTERDRAGNRFHQEGYIDLAWLRSVVPGAGADFYFCGPVPFMSAVNGILEAWGVPASRIHYEFFGPAGSLKGAAAPVHP
- the pflB gene encoding formate C-acetyltransferase — protein: MAMKEAEVSQGRAAGWREFRGGAWQQEINVKDFIDLNLTPYHGDHSFLAGPTDATNALWAKVRELMVQERANGGVLDVDVNTVSTITSHAPGYIDQAKEQIVGLQTDAPLKRSVQPFGGIRMVQDACEAYGYKLPEEIVRLFTDIRKTHNQGVFDAYTTAMKTARKAGIITGLPDAYGRGRIIGDYRRVALYGVDRLIEDKKNELQRLEAGAMIEEVIRDREELSEQILSLRQLKAMAASYGYDISAPASSAKEAVQWLYFAYLAAIKEQNGAAMSLGRVSSFLDIYIERDLRSGELTEEAAQELMDHFVMKLRLVKFLRTPDYNELFSGDPTWVTESVGGMGENGQTKVTRSSFRILHTLYNLGPAPEPNLTVLWSTELPQGFKSYCAKVSIETSSIQYENDDLMRPHFGDDYGIACCVSAMRIGKQMQFFGARANLAKALLYAINGGVDEKLGIQVAPAAAPVTSEVLGYEEVRARFDATMDWLAELYMNTLNVIHYMHDKYSYERLEMALHDREILRTMACGIAGLSVVADSLSAIKHAKVKPIRNEWGTAVDFEIEGEYPQYGNNDERVDAIAVELAETFMNKLRKHRTYRNALPTMSVLTITSNVVYGKKTGTTPDGRKAGEPFAPGANPMHGRDRKGALASLASVAKIPYDSCLDGISNTFSIIPKGLGKEEEARVSNMVSLLDGYAATRGHHLNVNVFDREQLLDAMEHPENYPQLTIRVSGYAVNFIKLTREQQLDVINRTFHGRV
- a CDS encoding DUF3147 family protein encodes the protein MVRLSLAALLLRFLFGGGAVVLASVLSKKLGGSVGGIFAAFPAVYLAALVAIRLDHTGNELVARSISLSQGALIGMGINILCAAAVGYLCAKRGWKRGLSLSIGGWFAVSLGVSYLLFSI
- a CDS encoding DUF3231 family protein, which translates into the protein MQKHPIKLTSGEIAPLWTGYLGDSMANCVLHYFLRKVEDEEVRPILEYALSLTNEHMAFKDKLFRNEDFPIPRAFTGEDVNPDAPRLFSDTFTLLYLRQMGTGGMTAYGLALASSTREDIRAFFNHNLKTAAELYNKATTLLLEKGLLPRVPHITYPRTAEFVQKEGWLNGLLGDRRTLNAAEITHLHLNILTNRIGQTLMQAFAQCVRSKDVIPHIVRGMRIATKHIEVFSSLLRDDHLPAPETWEAEVTDSVESPFSDKLMLHHTLSLSALGLSNYGAAVAGSMRRDLATVYIRLAAEVGTYADDGAELMIRKEWLEKMPGAIERDALIQA
- a CDS encoding Crp/Fnr family transcriptional regulator; protein product: MILHKGETLFRQGEQGPLYHLKSGLLKIIRVHEDGHALLVNIIVPGEIIPHHSLISPNPYYGTAVALVTCEIEVLPAADWYGGLESDPAKYRSTAKLLQDKLRMMQQRIDQLTETAPAAKLQKLQTWFERYLGPGKLTDVLTQDEIGQFIGLRRETVNRLLRAQAAEAAGGPKD
- a CDS encoding DUF3147 family protein translates to MTMHTNWKDLLLRFLLGGSAVVLSYAASVLLPWKALGGIFATFPAVMIVAVLMVGWAQGSARASEIARGSVYGMAGCAVCVVAVLYFMKTTGLWWLSLGLGLVCWYLSAFLIYKVRRSIKSS